Below is a window of Propionispora hippei DSM 15287 DNA.
GCAATAAGACTGTGCGAAACCACGAGGTCATACCATTGGACTCCCTCACTCTCGACTCATTGAGAGCAAGGGGAATAACCCAAGAAACATGCGCCAAGTACGGCTACTACAAGACCCGGATAAACAATGAAATGGCCCAAGTCGCTTGCTATTATTCAGACAGCGGCGAACTCGTGGGCCAGAAAGTTCGCTTTAAGGACAAGCGGTTCTCTGTCCGTGGTGAAGTATCTGACCGATTCTTTGGGCAACACCTTTGGCACGGAGGCGGCAAGAAACTGGTCATCACAGAGGGAGAAATCGACTGTCTAACGGTGTCACAGGTTCAAGGTAACAAGTACCCTGTCGTTTCTATCCCTAACGGTGCGAAATCAGCCAAGAGAATCTTCAAGGCTCAGATGGAATGGCTCAATAGTTTTGAGCAAGTAATTGTCATGTTTGACATGGATGAGCGTGGACGTGAGGCTGTATCGGATGTCGAAGGGATTCTGAAACCGGGAAAACTCTACATCGCTACGTTACCACTGAAAGACCCAAACGAGTGCTTACTTAACGATCAAGCAGATGCAATCGTCAAAGCCATATGGAACGCCAAGGTCTATAAACCGGACGGAATTGTCAATGGTGCAGACCTTTGGAACGTACTGGAGAACGAGGAAGAGGAAGAAGAAGGATACTCTCTCCCTTGGGACATCGACCTCCAGAAGATGACTTTAGGACTCCGCAAAGGCGAACTCGTTGTCCTGACAGCAGGAACCGGAGTCGGCAAGACTACCTTTGTCCGTCAAATTGCTCATAACTTCGGGGTCAAACAGAACCTCAAGGTGGGCATGATGATGCTCGAAGAAAACGTCAAAAGAACTGCCAAAGGTCTCATGAGTATTGAGGCCGGGAAGCGGCTCCACATCAACCGTAAAGCGGTAACTCCCGAAGAGTACAAAGAAGCCTTTGAGAAAACCCTTGGAACTGGAAACTTTATCTTCCACGAACACTTTGGTTCTATCGAAGGTGACAACCTACTGAACAAAATGCGGTACATGGTAGTCGGTGAAGGATGTGACTTTATCATCCTCGACCATGTATCCATTGCGGTCTCCGGGCTTGAAGGAGACAACGAAAGGAAACTCATCGACATTTTGATGACCACTATGCGCTCTCTGGTAGAAGAAACCGGAGTTGGCTTGGTGGTCATTTCTCATCTTAAACGACCCGATGGGCAACAGTCCCATGAGGAAGGTGGCGTGACATCCCTGAGTCAACTCAGAGGTTCCGGGGCTATTGCTCAACTGGCAGACACGGTTATTGGTCTAGAGCGTAACCAACAAGCCGAAGGAAAAGAAAAGAACCTTGTCCGTATACGGCTCCTGAAGTGCCGCTTCACAGGCGAAACCGGTATTGCTGGATACCTTTGGTACAACAAGGAGACTGACCGCTTAGAAGGCGTTGACAAACTTAGTGATTACCTTGAGGAAAACATAGACCTCGGAGATAACGAGGATACACCATTTTAAGGAGGATATTGATTATGGAAAAGATTGAAAACATTGAGGAAATGATGGAGCAACTGGAAGAACTGCTGGCTCCGAAACTGCGGATTAAACTGGAGATTGGCTTCTTAGGTAACGTATCTGGAGCGACAACTGAAATTCCGGTGGAACTATTGATGCAATCCAAGAACCCGAAGGCTCTTATGGCTGAAATTTTGGAAGAAATGCACGTTGGCATTATGCGCCAACTGAAGACCGAATTGAAGAAAGAACTCGCTAAAATGGAGGAATAAACCATGTTGAAACTGCCTGTCGTGAACAAGGGCGTAACCCTTCAAGAAATTCCCGGAGAAATCTCCGTCTTCTTTGAACTCGGTAACTGCAAACAGAAATGCAAAGGCTGTCACAGTCCAATGCTCCAGATTCCTCTCGGTAAAGTCCATTGGACTGACATTGAGGAAATGGCCCACTATGCCGAAACGGAGAAAAGTAGAGGGGCCACCGCTATTGTTCTGATGGGTGGCACAACAAATGGCATAACCTTCATTGACTTAATGAAGACCATTAAGCGGCTCTCAAAGGTACTCCCTGTGGGTATCTACTCCGGGGCCGCTGTTTCTTCTATCACTACATTATCCCTGAAGGCTATCCGCTCCCTCACCTGGCTCAAGGCCGGGGAATACCGGGAGGAACTCGGTGGTCTGAACTCAATGACCACCAACCAAAGATTCTATAAGCGAATCTCTGAGGATGAGTGGTCAGATATTACCGCAGTTTTCCCTAAAGATTAATTGCGGCATATTACAGAGAAATCTCAGAGAAAGGAGTATGTCGGTGCTTAATAAACTCACACCTGACCAAATCAACTCAAAAGTAGCGTTCATTGAGAACTACATCAAGGCCCAAAATGCGGCTGATGGTTCCCTCGTGGATGCTAATGCAAACGTAACGCAAAAAGACATCGCAACGATGGAAACCGAATTATATAAATTCGAGACAATCCAACTGAATCGGGCTATCGTGTGTCATGAGTTGGAGAAGACGTTCGGTAAGGAATTGGCTGACCAGTACCTTGAGGACATCAAGAACCATCTCATTTACATCCACGATGAAACAAGCCTGAAGCCTTATTGCGTGTCTATCTCCATGTATCCCTTCTTATTTGAAGGCACTCGCAACATTGGAGGCACAAGTAAGGCTCCTAAGAACCTTCGCTCTTTCTGCGGTGCGTTCAATAATCTGGTATATCAAGTGGCCTCTGGGTTCGCCGGGGCTGTAGCGACAGTCGAGTTCTTGATGTACTTTGACTACTTTGCTCGAAAATCTTATGGTGCTAACTACCTTGAGACCAACCGCAAGGAAGTAGCCCAAGAACTACAAGGCGTAGTCTACACACTGAACCAACCTGCGGCGGCTCGTGGCAACCAGAGTGTATTCTGGAATATCTCCGTGTTCGATAAGTTCTACTTTGAGAGCCTATTCGGAACATTCTACTTCCCTGATGGAACTCAGCCTGTATGGGATTCATTAGAGAAGTTGCAGGAGTTCTTTATGGATTGGTTCCGGGTAGAGCGCACAAAAGAACTTTTGACTTTCCCGGTAGTGACAGCAGCCATGCTCATAGACCCAGAAGAAAAGAGACCTATGGACACTCGGTTCGAGGCTTATTGTGCCGAACAGATGTCAAAGGGTCTCTCTTTCTTTGTCTATATGAGCGATACTGCGGATTCGCTGGCTTCATGTTGCAGACTCCGCAACGAACTGGCTGACAATGAGTTCTCGTATTCCTTGGGTGCTGGCGGCGTGTCCACTGGTTCCATTCAGGTAATTACCCTGAATCTCAATCGCGCAGAACAGCGGTACATACGCTCTCAGTTGTACCCGGAGGACAAATTACGTCCTATCATTGAGCGCATCCATAAGTACCTCGTGGCTCATCGCAACATTCAAAAGAAACACCTTGAGGCCGGACTGCTCCCTGTCTATAAAGCAGGGTACATCAATATTGATAAGCAGTTCTGCACTATCGGAATTAACGGTGCTGTTGAGGCCGCTGAGTTCTACCGTGTGAGACCTAGCGACAACGAAGAGTATAAGAACTTTATTGGCAAACGCCTCAAACTCATCTACCAGATGAACAAGGAAGCCTATAAGACCTATGGGTTCCGCTTCAACACTGAATTTGTCCCGGCTGAATCCTTGGGAGTAAAGAACGCTAAGTGGGACAAAGAGGATGGCCTGAAGGTAAAACGTGATTGTTACAACTCCTACTTCTACGCTGTGGAAGACCCGACTGTGTCCATTCTGGAGAAGATGGCTCTGCATGGCAAGGAGTTCACACAGTACCTCGATGGCGGCTCTGCGCTTCACTTGAACCTTGAGCAACTACCTACCGTTCCTGCGGCTATCGGCTTGATGAGAGCGGCGGCTAGACTTGGGGTGAACTATTGGACATTCAACACGCTCTCAACTATCTGCGATGCGTGTGACATTATCGACCCTCGGACTCTCTCGAAGTGTCCTAAGTGTGGGAAGAGTGACCACTTGGATTATGCAACTCGTGTCATTGGCTACCTGAAGCGAGTCTCTTGTTTCTCGTCCGGTAGACAGAAAGAACACAGTAAACGACACTATGCCATTATTGGCGCAAAACGTAAGGAGGATTATGAAATATGAAAAAGTTACTGGCTTATAAAACCATTGAGCAAATCGAGGATGTCCTGAAGCGTGGAGATGAAAAGTGCGCTAAATACCTTGAGACCATTGAGAACGCAGTCAAGGCTATCGTGCTGTTTCCTTTCCGTGTGGAAGTGAAAATCATCAAAATCCGTCTAACCCTGACCGACAAGTATCTGGAAGGTAAGGCCAAGACCTGCGAGGCTATCTTAAAGAAACTCTCCTACGAACGTAAGAAAGTAGCCAAGGAGCAAATCGAGGCTCGCAAAATGCTGAAAGACCTGAGAAGTAAATACAACTATTAAGGAGATGAACCAACGTGCTAATCTTTGACTTAGAATCTAATGGCCTCTTGGATACATTGAGTCGTATCCATTGTATGGTCATCTCGGACGGTGTGAGTAGAACCCGGTATCGACCGGAAGATGTGGACGATGGTGTATACCGCCTGTTCAAAGCGATTGAAAATAATGAACCTATCTGCGGTCATAACATCATCGACTTTGACATCCCGGCGATTCAGAAGGTGTTCCCTTGGTTCATCATCCCTCGCAACAAACGTCATCTTGTGGTTGACACGTTGGTTCTCTCCCGGCTTATCTACTCGAACATAAATGATATTGATGCTGGACTCATGCGTTCAGGGAAACTACCGGGGAAACTATTCGGGAGTCACTCCTTGAAGGCTTGGGGTTATCGCTTGGGAGAATTAAAGGGAACCTACGCTGAAGACACCGAAGATGCTTGGGCCGTATTCAGCGAGGAAATGCTGGACTACAATGACCAAGACGTTGTAGTAACTGAGAAACTCTACAATAAATTAATAAGCAAAGAATATTCGACCGTTGCAATCCAACTGGAACATGAAGCCCAATGGCTGATGTCCCAACAGGAGCGCAACGGTTTTCCTTTTGATGAAGCAAAGGCAAGAGAACTGGAGGTTACTCTGCGTAGTCGAGCCGCTATCCTTGATGCTCAACTTCGCAAGGCTGTTCCTCCTATTCCTGACAAAATCTTTATTCCTAAGAAAGACAACAAGGCCAGAGGTTACAAGGCTGGAGTTCCGGTGCAAAAGTACAAAGACTTCAACCCAAACTCTCGCCAGCAAATCGAATGGATTATCACTAAGCACTTCGGGTATGTCCCGGATAATGAAGAGTTATTCGATGATGAAGGCCGCACTCGCTTAAAAATTGATGATGTGACCTTCGGATACCTGAAGAACGATGAGGCCGCTCCAAAAGAAGTCCGGGAACTCTCGGCTATCTTCGAGGAGTACCTTATGGTGTCCAAGCGTCTCGGACAGTTGGCTGATGGAAAGCAAGCATGGCTCGGTTGTATAGGCGAAGATGGCAACATTCACGGCTCCGTGAATCCCAATGGTGCTGTGACCGGACGTGCTACTCACAGTCAACCGAACGTGGCCCAAGTACCAAAAGTAGGCTCTCCATATGGGAAAGAGTGCCGGGAACTCTTCCGGGTTCCTAGAGGCTGGACACAGGCTGGTATAGATGCAAGCGGTCTGGAACTACGCTGTCTCGCTCACTTCCTGTTCCCTTATGACAATGGGCATTATGCAGACACGGTAGTCAATGGTGACGTTCACACGTTGAACCAACAGGCCGCAGGGCTACCCACGAGGGACAACGCAAAGACCTTCATTTATGCGTTCCTCTATGGGGCCGGGGATGCCAAGATTGGAAAGATTGTCGGAGGCGATGCAAAAGATGGCAAGCGACTCAAGAGGGAGTTCCTCAAGAAAACCCCGGCAATCGCTGAACTCAAGAAGGCCATTGAGAACGCTCTGATTGCAGAGTCACATCGTGGTC
It encodes the following:
- the nrdD gene encoding anaerobic ribonucleoside-triphosphate reductase — translated: MSGQILPQFSLKINCGILQRNLRERSMSVLNKLTPDQINSKVAFIENYIKAQNAADGSLVDANANVTQKDIATMETELYKFETIQLNRAIVCHELEKTFGKELADQYLEDIKNHLIYIHDETSLKPYCVSISMYPFLFEGTRNIGGTSKAPKNLRSFCGAFNNLVYQVASGFAGAVATVEFLMYFDYFARKSYGANYLETNRKEVAQELQGVVYTLNQPAAARGNQSVFWNISVFDKFYFESLFGTFYFPDGTQPVWDSLEKLQEFFMDWFRVERTKELLTFPVVTAAMLIDPEEKRPMDTRFEAYCAEQMSKGLSFFVYMSDTADSLASCCRLRNELADNEFSYSLGAGGVSTGSIQVITLNLNRAEQRYIRSQLYPEDKLRPIIERIHKYLVAHRNIQKKHLEAGLLPVYKAGYINIDKQFCTIGINGAVEAAEFYRVRPSDNEEYKNFIGKRLKLIYQMNKEAYKTYGFRFNTEFVPAESLGVKNAKWDKEDGLKVKRDCYNSYFYAVEDPTVSILEKMALHGKEFTQYLDGGSALHLNLEQLPTVPAAIGLMRAAARLGVNYWTFNTLSTICDACDIIDPRTLSKCPKCGKSDHLDYATRVIGYLKRVSCFSSGRQKEHSKRHYAIIGAKRKEDYEI
- a CDS encoding DNA polymerase: MLIFDLESNGLLDTLSRIHCMVISDGVSRTRYRPEDVDDGVYRLFKAIENNEPICGHNIIDFDIPAIQKVFPWFIIPRNKRHLVVDTLVLSRLIYSNINDIDAGLMRSGKLPGKLFGSHSLKAWGYRLGELKGTYAEDTEDAWAVFSEEMLDYNDQDVVVTEKLYNKLISKEYSTVAIQLEHEAQWLMSQQERNGFPFDEAKARELEVTLRSRAAILDAQLRKAVPPIPDKIFIPKKDNKARGYKAGVPVQKYKDFNPNSRQQIEWIITKHFGYVPDNEELFDDEGRTRLKIDDVTFGYLKNDEAAPKEVRELSAIFEEYLMVSKRLGQLADGKQAWLGCIGEDGNIHGSVNPNGAVTGRATHSQPNVAQVPKVGSPYGKECRELFRVPRGWTQAGIDASGLELRCLAHFLFPYDNGHYADTVVNGDVHTLNQQAAGLPTRDNAKTFIYAFLYGAGDAKIGKIVGGDAKDGKRLKREFLKKTPAIAELKKAIENALIAESHRGQIKKWKRRYLKGLDGRILHVRSLHSALNLLLQSAGALICKKWIVRLEERLVERGLTHGWDGDFAYLAWVHDEVQVACRTKEIAEIVVAEAQEAMRDAQAFFKFRTQLDTEGKIGYNWSDCH
- a CDS encoding DnaB-like helicase C-terminal domain-containing protein, producing MEDSTIIRAHIPCPDCGSSDAMCEYSDGHTFCFSCETHHHGNDTETKGGNKTVRNHEVIPLDSLTLDSLRARGITQETCAKYGYYKTRINNEMAQVACYYSDSGELVGQKVRFKDKRFSVRGEVSDRFFGQHLWHGGGKKLVITEGEIDCLTVSQVQGNKYPVVSIPNGAKSAKRIFKAQMEWLNSFEQVIVMFDMDERGREAVSDVEGILKPGKLYIATLPLKDPNECLLNDQADAIVKAIWNAKVYKPDGIVNGADLWNVLENEEEEEEGYSLPWDIDLQKMTLGLRKGELVVLTAGTGVGKTTFVRQIAHNFGVKQNLKVGMMMLEENVKRTAKGLMSIEAGKRLHINRKAVTPEEYKEAFEKTLGTGNFIFHEHFGSIEGDNLLNKMRYMVVGEGCDFIILDHVSIAVSGLEGDNERKLIDILMTTMRSLVEETGVGLVVISHLKRPDGQQSHEEGGVTSLSQLRGSGAIAQLADTVIGLERNQQAEGKEKNLVRIRLLKCRFTGETGIAGYLWYNKETDRLEGVDKLSDYLEENIDLGDNEDTPF
- a CDS encoding radical SAM family protein, with the protein product MLKLPVVNKGVTLQEIPGEISVFFELGNCKQKCKGCHSPMLQIPLGKVHWTDIEEMAHYAETEKSRGATAIVLMGGTTNGITFIDLMKTIKRLSKVLPVGIYSGAAVSSITTLSLKAIRSLTWLKAGEYREELGGLNSMTTNQRFYKRISEDEWSDITAVFPKD